The Carassius auratus strain Wakin chromosome 40, ASM336829v1, whole genome shotgun sequence genome has a segment encoding these proteins:
- the LOC113058454 gene encoding zinc finger CCCH domain-containing protein 4-like isoform X2: MSRQEEGELEEGELEDDGGEAQVPSGEGAEPQDKPRRSKEHHASESDEEKSHRRRRKRKREREREKEKRRAKKKRKSKHKRHESSSDEHSDYSDESDYSPSEKRKYREYNPQYPPTSQGGYPPAPTGHGGPMPKKGGFMKMDKQGYGGYDDYEEETYEGEEDEDMGDDDYDDFTKELNQYRKAKEVGGGPRGRGGKNRMKNQRGRGRGMRGRGGRGGGRGRGRGKMGGENDDGDGMYGDEMEYGDDDYENMGDDDYDDYSKELNQYRKSKDRGRGGKGGRGRGRGRGGRGMNRGRGRNRGRGRGGDHGPDEDNSGEMDMGDGSGGPRRNDQEKHGPEKKGKAICKYYIEGRCTWGDHCNFSHDIELPKKKELCKFYITGFCARAENCPYMHGDFPCKLFHTTGNCVNGEECMFSHENLTEDTQELLDKMLAEDAEAGAEDEKEVEELKKQGINPLPKPPPGVGLLPTPPRLTPGDSSAPMDFGMPGAPHGNIPPSGPTAPGPGAGPVPGPGVGPCPGPPPPCPDGGTFQGPQNPSGGPPPSMGPPPACGGNAGKKIPSLFEIVVKPTGQLAQKLGVRGPGPGNAAAGPQGPPAGPPGVPPPRFPGPPPPGHMGPGGPHDMPPMGPSNMNQGPPSIGTGPPMMQNFGQGDGPPNGGMMPPGGGTSGSNFYDNFYQQQQAISIDGGGRDGDNFQGVGGGNFNDQSSGKQNSGNIEGAANVGSSNQPGIAVPDFLPPAQRMLFMRLQQKQQEDEERARRLAEAGGTERENEGDSANWYSSEDEDGGGSVTSILKTLRQQTQTQGPAKPDGVPSDPRLLKSPPAQAPSRPADPRLARDPRLSRNTDSSQAPEASASSSLSPTPSDPRLARHAATHTPKPEPPFVYKPPPLTAPASNEEEEGERTLRDKPVPIPLDPLMGMALRDPRSQLQQFSHIKKDVVLSKPSFSKAVLWSPEDLIPIPIPKQDLLPLPPGIPPVTAIDPRMSRTQPQQHSVSLPPAVPSAEQSNQSSSSLPDFELLSRILKTVNATSSSPSQGASTGISSPPSVSAEKPVDPRMARKVTADPRLQPQKSALKSTLEASAPQGSPPAASLSPPSSSPTIAPYDPRLLSAGGSVRGVGAGGVGSSGSSSSSVLSGISLYDPRTQGSDKAEGSGAPRNTSPPPEPKSSESTATTSKPKSKEPLFVRKSALDQPEPEKSSAEQTTDRYNSYNRPRPKPSPSPNAGTAAGAPATSSPSTAGQGPAGSAEQPAGVHNLPVSTLFTMVKQVSKPSGTGSPFGGNSPAQPEVAEQDNGSLKDVFKGFDPTASPFCQ, translated from the exons ATGTCACG GCAAGAAGAAGGTGAACTGGAAGAAGGCGAGTTGGAGGATGATGGCGGAGAGGCACAGGTCCCCAGCGGTGAGGGAGCTGAACCCCAGGATAAACCTCGCCGAAGCAAGGAGCACCATGCCAGTGAATCAGATGAAGAAAAGTCACATCGGcggaggagaaagagaaaaagggagagagagcgtgaaaaagaaaaaaggagggCCAAGAAAAAGCGTAAATCAAAGCACAAG CGTCACGAATCCTCCAGCGATGAGCACTCGGACTACAGTGACGAATCAGATTATAGTCCGAGTGAAAAGAGGAAGTACAGGGAATATAACCCTCAGTATCCTCCCACT TCTCAAGGAGGTTACCCTCCTGCTCCCACTGGTCATGGAGGTCCCATGCCAAAGAAAGGTGGCTTCATGAAGATGGACAAGCAGGGTTATGGTGGCTATGATGACTACGAGGAGGAAACATATGAAGGTGAAGAGGATGAGGATATgggtgatgatgattatgatgatttcACAAAGGAACTGAACCAATACCGCAAGGCCAAAGAGGTGGGAGGTGGTCCACGTGGCAGAG GTGGCAAAAACCGCATGAAGAACCAGAGAGGTCGAGGCAGAGGAATGAGGGGACGTGGTGGGAGAGGAGGAGGCAGAGGGAGAGGACGGGGCAAAATGGGAGGAGaaaatgatgatggtgatggcaTGTACGGAGATGAGATGGAG tatGGAGATGATGATTATGAAAACATGGGTGACGATGACTATGATGACTACTCAAAAGAACTAAACCAGTACAGGAAATCAAAGGACAGAGGGCGGG gTGGAAAAGGTGGGCGAGGTCGCGGGAGAGGCAGAGGAGGTCGAGGAATGAACCGGGGCAGAGGGAGAAATCGAGGGAGGGGCCGTGGAGGAGACCATGGTCCTGATGAAGATAACAGCGGAGAAATGGACATGGGG GACGGATCTGGAGGCCCGAGGAGGAATGATCAGGAGAAACATGGGCCTGAAAAGAAGGGGAAAGCCATCTGTAAATACTATATTGAGGGCCGCTGTACATGG GGTGACCACTGTAACTTCAGTCATGACATTGAGCTGCCTAAGAAGAAAGAACTTTGCAAGTTCTACATCACTGGCTTCTGTGCGCGAGCAGAAAACTGTCCCTATATGCATG GTGATTTCCCTTGCAAGCTGTTCCATACTACAGGGAACTGTGTGAATGGTGAGGAGTGTATGTTCTCCCATGAGAACCTAACAGAAGACACACAAGAGCTGCTTGATAAG ATGCTGGCAGAGGATGCAGAAGCTGGTGCAGAAGATGAGAAAGAGGTTGAGGAACTTAAAAAGCAAGGCATTAACCCTCTTCCAAAACCACCCCCTGGTGTTGGCCTTCTCCCAACTCCACCAAGACTTACTCCGGGGGACTCCTCTGCACCCATGGACTTCGGAATGCCTGGTGCCCCACATGGTAATATCCCTCCAAGTGGTCCAACAGCTCCAGGCCCTGGTGCTGGGCCAGTTCCTGGTCCTGGAGTTGGACCATGCCCAGGCCCCCCTCCTCCCTGCCCAGATGGAGGCACCTTCCAAGGGCCACAAAACCCCAGTGGTGGTCCTCCGCCATCTATGGGTCCACCGCCTGCTTGTGGAGGAAATGCTGGAAAGAAGATTCCATCCTTGTTTGAGATTGTGGTCAAGCCCACAGGACAGCTTGCACAAAAACTGGGTGTCAG AGGACCAGGTCCTGGCAATGCTGCTGCAGGACCTCAGGGACCTCCTGCAGGTCCCCCAGGTGTACCTCCACCTCGCTTTCCTGGCCCCCCACCACCAGGACACATGGGACCAGGTGGTCCTCATGATATGCCTCCGATGGGCCCATCTAACATGAACCAAGGTCCTCCATCAATAGGCACAGGACCGCCAATGATGCAGAACTTTGGCCAGGGAGATGGACCACCAAATGGAGGCATGATGCCTCCAGGTGGTGGAACATCTGGTAGCAACTTCTATGATAACTTCTACCAGCAGCAGCAAGCCATATCGATAGATGGAGGTGGAAGAGATG GTGACAACTTTCAAGGTGTGGGTGGTGGAAACTTCAATGATCAGTCATCTGGGAAACAGAATTCTGGAAACATAGAGGGTGCAGCTAATGTAGGCTCTTCTAATCAGCCTGGGATAGCAGTGCCAGATTTCCTGCCCCCAGCGCAGCGTATGCTGTTTATGAGACTCCAGCAGAAACAACAGGAGGATGAGGAGAGAGCCAGGAGGCTGGCTGAGGCAGGAGGAACTGAGAGGGAGAATGAAG GAGATTCAGCAAACTGGTATTCCAGTGAAGATGAGGACGGTGGTGGTAGTGTCACTTCCATTCTCAAAACCTTGCGGCAACAAACCCAGACCCAAGGCCCTGCCAAGCCGGATGGAGTTCCCAGTGACCCTCGTCTACTAAAGTCTCCACCTGCACAGGCCCCCAGCCGACCAGCAGACCCCCGACTGGCACGAGACCCACGTCTATCCCGCAACACAGACTCCTCTCAGGCACCTGAAGCCAGTGCTTCATCCTCTCTATCTCCTACCCCTTCAGACCCCCGTCTTGCCCGGCATGCAGCCACCCATACCCCTAAACCCGAGCCCCCATTTGTGTACAAACCCCCGCCATTAACCGCTCCAGCCAgtaatgaggaagaggagggtgaGAGAACACTGAGGGACAAGCCCGTGCCCATTCCCCTTGACCCTTTAATGGGCATGGCTTTGCGTGATCCCCGCTCCCAACTACAGCAGTTCAGCCACATAAAAAAGGATGTAGTACTGAGCAAGCCTTCATTTTCTAAGGCAGTGCTGTGGAGTCCTGAAGACCTCATCCCTATTCCCATTCCTAAACAAGACTTGCTCCCATTGCCCCCTGGCATCCCACCAGTTACCGCCATAGATCCTCGTATGTCCCGCACACAGCCCCAGCAGCACTCTGTTTCTCTCCCTCCTGCTGTTCCTTCTGCTGAGCAGTCGAATCAATCCTCCTCTTCCCTTCCAGACTTTGAGCTGCTCTCCCGCATCCTCAAAACTGTCAACGCCACTTCATCCAGCCCTTCTCAAGGTGCTTCTACAGGAATCTCATCTCCTCCATCCGTCTCTGCCGAGAAGCCTGTTGACCCCCGCATGGCACGAAAAGTCACTGCTGACCCCCGACTCCAGCCACAAAAATCTGCTCTCAAGTCCACTTTGGAGGCATCTGCTCCTCAAGGATCTCCCCCAGCTGCCTCCTTATCTCCACCTTCCTCCAGCCCCACCATCGCACCTTACGACCCACGGCTGCTATCAGCAGGAGGGTCAGTTCGAGGGGTGGGTGCTGGCGGTGTAGGTAGCAgcggcagcagcagcagtagtGTGCTGAGCGGCATCAGTCTGTACGACCCTCGGACTCAGGGCTCAGACAAGGCAGAGGGTTCAGGGGCCCCTAGAAACACTAGTCCTCCCCCTGAGCCCAAGTCAAGTGAAAGTACAGCGACTACATCTAAACCGAAATCTAAAGAGCCCCTGTTTGTGCGCAAGTCTGCATTGGACCAACCGGAACCAGAGAAGAGCTCGGCGGAGCAGACAACGGATCGCTACAACAGCTACAACCGCCCCCGACCCAAACCTTCACCTTCGCCCAATGCAGGGACTGCTGCAGGGGCCCCTGCTACAAGCAGTCCATCTACAGCTGGTCAGGGCCCAGCTGGTTCTGCAGAGCAGCCCGCAGGAGTCCACAACCTTCCTGTTTCCACATTATTCACCATGGTAAAGCAGGTCAGCAAACCTAGCGGCACTGGCAGCCCGTTTGGTGGCAATAGCCCCGCACAGCCTGAGGTGGCAGAACAGGACAATGGCTCTCTAAAAGACGTTTTTAAAGGCTTTGACCCCACAGCGTCGCCGTTTTGCCAGTGA